A region of Chloroflexaceae bacterium DNA encodes the following proteins:
- a CDS encoding CpaF family protein: protein MSLLKRIGATPGEAPATPATRPGGGVASPRAPAAREDDTFNEIKLRVQNRLINELDPKLDLTNKARVRKQVEDAFQAILDGESIVLTRSERQRMFESIEADIIGLGPLEQLLADPEISEIMVNGPKQIYIEKRGKLIKTDVTFSNDEHVLRIIDRIVAPLGRRVDESSPMVDARLPDGSRVNAIIRPLALNGPTITIRKFRKDKLTIHDLVRFGSLTQDMADFLGACVKARTNIVVSGGTGSGKTTLLNVLSNFIPEDERIITIENAAELQLQQDHVVSLESRPPNVEGRGEITIRDLVINSLRMRPERIIVGECRGGETLDMLQAMNTGHDGSMTTIHANSPRDAVGRIETMCLMAGMDLPARAIREQIASAVQLFVQQSRLKDGSRKVTQITEVSGMEGDVVVMQDIFVFEQTGIDERGKIVGQLRPTGVRPKFVEKFETLNIFLPPNIFGSGDRFSF from the coding sequence ATGTCGTTGCTCAAACGTATCGGCGCCACTCCTGGCGAAGCCCCGGCGACTCCCGCGACGCGGCCAGGGGGCGGCGTCGCGTCGCCGCGGGCGCCCGCGGCCCGCGAAGACGACACCTTCAACGAGATCAAGCTGCGGGTGCAGAACCGGCTGATCAACGAACTTGACCCCAAACTCGATCTCACCAATAAGGCCCGTGTGCGTAAACAGGTCGAAGACGCTTTCCAGGCCATTCTCGACGGCGAAAGCATTGTGCTGACGCGCAGCGAGCGTCAGCGCATGTTCGAGAGCATCGAGGCCGACATTATCGGTCTCGGGCCGCTGGAGCAACTGCTGGCCGATCCCGAGATCAGCGAAATCATGGTCAATGGCCCCAAACAGATCTACATCGAAAAACGGGGCAAATTGATCAAAACCGATGTCACCTTCAGCAATGATGAGCACGTGCTGCGGATCATTGATCGCATCGTGGCGCCGCTGGGCCGGCGCGTGGACGAGTCCTCGCCCATGGTTGACGCGCGCCTGCCCGATGGCTCGCGCGTCAATGCCATCATTCGCCCGCTGGCGCTCAATGGTCCGACGATCACCATCCGCAAGTTCCGCAAGGATAAACTGACGATCCACGATCTGGTGCGCTTCGGCTCGCTGACCCAGGATATGGCCGATTTCCTGGGCGCCTGCGTCAAGGCGCGCACCAACATCGTGGTCTCGGGCGGCACCGGTTCAGGCAAGACCACGCTGCTCAACGTGCTGTCGAACTTCATCCCTGAAGACGAGCGCATCATCACCATCGAGAACGCCGCCGAGCTGCAATTGCAGCAGGACCACGTCGTCAGCCTCGAGTCGCGCCCGCCGAATGTTGAGGGACGCGGCGAGATCACCATCCGCGACCTGGTAATCAACAGCCTGCGTATGCGCCCGGAACGGATCATCGTTGGCGAGTGCCGCGGCGGGGAAACGCTCGACATGCTCCAGGCGATGAACACCGGTCACGACGGCTCGATGACCACCATTCACGCCAACTCGCCTCGCGATGCCGTGGGCCGTATCGAAACCATGTGCCTGATGGCGGGCATGGACCTGCCAGCGCGGGCGATTCGCGAACAGATCGCTTCGGCGGTGCAATTGTTTGTGCAGCAGTCGCGCCTCAAGGACGGCTCGCGCAAGGTGACGCAGATCACCGAGGTGTCGGGCATGGAAGGCGACGTGGTAGTGATGCAGGACATCTTCGTCTTCGAGCAGACGGGGATTGATGAGCGCGGCAAGATCGTTGGCCAGTTGCGGCCCACGGGCGTGCGTCCGAAGTTCGTCGAGAAGTTTGAAACTCTGAACATCTTTCTGCCGCCAAACATCTTCGGTTCAGGGGATCGCTTCAGCTTTTAA
- a CDS encoding type II secretion system F family protein, translating to MATLLTVAILLLGVGLIGVSLARMRQPDVVGERLNQYTERALTLEELELQQPFHERVIIPATKSILATLGKYGPKQSAERLRRNLQMAGNPGGITPAMFVGLRVVLALVLGVIISLLTFRTMALLQALMYSAIGFALGYMLPVIWLGRRITARKKAITRALPDALDLLCISVEAGLAFDLALQRVADKWDDELSREFKRVLKDIQLGRTRREALKDLADRTGVDDVQTFTAAVIQADQLGVSMAKILRIQSDQMRVRRRQRAEELAQQAPIKMLFPMVFLIFPALFVVILGPAVPRIISSFSGL from the coding sequence ATGGCAACACTGTTGACGGTTGCGATCCTGCTGCTTGGGGTGGGCCTGATCGGCGTAAGTCTGGCGCGGATGCGCCAGCCTGATGTCGTCGGCGAACGGCTGAACCAGTACACCGAGCGGGCGCTGACGCTGGAGGAACTGGAACTGCAACAGCCGTTCCACGAGCGCGTGATCATTCCCGCAACGAAGAGCATCCTCGCGACGCTCGGCAAGTATGGCCCCAAACAGAGCGCCGAACGCTTGCGGCGCAACTTGCAGATGGCCGGCAATCCAGGCGGGATTACGCCGGCGATGTTCGTGGGCCTGCGGGTAGTGCTGGCCCTGGTGCTTGGGGTGATCATCAGCCTGCTGACGTTCCGCACGATGGCCCTCCTGCAGGCCCTGATGTACAGCGCCATTGGCTTCGCGCTGGGCTACATGCTGCCAGTAATATGGCTGGGCCGGCGCATCACGGCGCGGAAGAAGGCCATTACCAGGGCCCTGCCCGACGCGCTCGATCTGCTGTGCATCAGCGTGGAAGCGGGCCTGGCCTTCGACCTGGCGCTGCAACGGGTGGCCGATAAGTGGGACGACGAACTCTCGCGGGAGTTCAAGCGGGTACTCAAAGACATCCAACTGGGCCGCACCCGGCGCGAGGCGCTGAAGGATCTTGCCGACCGCACCGGGGTGGACGATGTGCAGACCTTTACCGCCGCAGTGATCCAGGCCGATCAACTGGGCGTTTCGATGGCGAAGATCCTGCGCATCCAGAGCGATCAGATGCGCGTGCGCCGCCGGCAGCGGGCCGAAGAACTGGCCCAGCAGGCCCCGATCAAGATGCTGTTTCCAATGGTGTTCCTGATCTTCCCGGCGCTGTTCGTGGTCATCCTCGGGCCGGCGGTGCCCCGCATCATCTCCAGTTTCAGCGGCCTCTAA
- a CDS encoding DUF192 domain-containing protein, producing MTVVRIRNLTREQVLAERCEVARSFLARSRGLIGREALAAGEGLLIRPCSSVHSFFMRFPIDVVFVDRHNRVVGLTEAMPPNRPYAGAWGARYVVELPSGTIAATGTRVGDALCVEETHTRP from the coding sequence GTGACCGTGGTGCGCATCCGCAACCTGACGCGCGAGCAGGTGCTCGCGGAACGCTGCGAGGTGGCGCGCAGCTTTCTGGCCCGGAGCCGAGGCCTGATCGGGCGTGAGGCCCTCGCCGCGGGCGAGGGCCTGCTGATCCGTCCCTGCTCGAGTGTGCATAGCTTTTTCATGCGCTTCCCGATTGACGTGGTCTTCGTTGATCGCCACAACCGGGTGGTCGGTCTCACCGAGGCCATGCCGCCGAACCGGCCCTATGCCGGCGCCTGGGGGGCGCGATACGTGGTCGAATTGCCCAGTGGCACCATCGCCGCCACGGGAACGCGCGTAGGAGACGCGCTGTGTGTGGAGGAGACGCATACCCGGCCTTGA
- a CDS encoding type II secretion system F family protein — translation MDRILSPEMLPIVLAIGGLLLLLIILLIWQLSGQRDKDVSSRLAEYVGPATPQPAANPRQALERIDRVVVQSKRGSNIQRDLARADVKLTVAEFIIIKIVCALLGAGFGAFVGRASPAAMFASGLAGAVVFSFLPNLYLAIQSRRRIKAFNNQLGDTITMMANALRGGYSFLQTLDMVAREAPAPMSSEFRRVVQEVGLGRSTEEALQNLLRRMPSDDLELLITAVNIQMEVGGNLAQILDTIGHTIRERVRIKGEIQTLTAQGRISAWVITGLPVALAIFISMVNPEYMAPIFTLGMPPDAWCCLPVTAAVMIVIGYFAIMKIIDIEV, via the coding sequence ATGGATCGTATTCTCTCGCCTGAGATGCTGCCGATCGTCCTGGCGATCGGCGGGTTGCTGCTGCTGCTGATCATCCTGCTGATCTGGCAGTTAAGCGGCCAGAGGGACAAAGATGTTTCCTCGCGACTGGCGGAGTATGTCGGTCCAGCCACACCGCAGCCGGCAGCCAATCCGCGCCAGGCGCTCGAGCGCATTGACCGCGTGGTGGTGCAGAGTAAGCGCGGGAGCAACATCCAGCGCGACCTGGCGCGAGCCGATGTCAAACTGACGGTCGCGGAGTTTATCATTATCAAGATCGTCTGCGCGCTGCTGGGAGCGGGCTTCGGGGCCTTCGTCGGGAGAGCCAGCCCGGCAGCGATGTTTGCCAGCGGCCTGGCGGGAGCGGTGGTGTTCTCGTTTCTCCCCAACCTCTACCTCGCCATCCAGTCCCGGCGGCGGATCAAGGCCTTCAACAATCAACTTGGCGACACGATTACCATGATGGCGAACGCGCTGCGGGGCGGCTATAGCTTCCTGCAGACGCTGGACATGGTCGCGCGCGAAGCCCCGGCGCCGATGTCGTCGGAGTTTCGCCGGGTGGTGCAGGAGGTGGGCCTGGGCCGCAGCACCGAAGAGGCGCTGCAAAACTTGCTGCGACGCATGCCCTCCGATGATCTGGAGTTGCTGATCACCGCGGTGAACATTCAGATGGAAGTGGGCGGCAACCTGGCGCAGATCCTCGACACCATCGGCCATACCATTCGCGAGCGGGTGCGGATCAAAGGCGAGATCCAGACCCTGACGGCGCAGGGGCGCATCTCCGCATGGGTGATTACCGGCCTGCCGGTGGCGCTGGCGATCTTTATCTCTATGGTCAATCCAGAATATATGGCCCCGATCTTCACCCTGGGCATGCCGCCGGACGCCTGGTGCTGCCTGCCGGTAACGGCGGCGGTGATGATCGTCATCGGCTATTTTGCGATTATGAAGATTATTGATATTGAAGTGTAA
- a CDS encoding 5'/3'-nucleotidase SurE translates to MHILVTNDDGIDSPGLWALAGALREAGLGTVLVVAPEEEQSGMSMALPPPRRDLTLRPVPPPDPIHRDIPAYAFSGTPVGCVLAGMLARLGPRPDVVVSGVNRGLNSGTNVLLSGTVGAAMLAALWGLPAMAVSQMFVGDAPMPWGTATWAAVKSFPLLERLRGRGPVVLNVNAPHLHDIADVRGFRQTRLSDFFYGHVVDMELEPDPADGDGRRRLLIRFARDRIPEFPDYTDDGAVRSGYVSISVLTPMGVATDLDLSAAIERL, encoded by the coding sequence ATGCATATCCTCGTGACAAACGACGATGGGATTGATAGTCCGGGTCTGTGGGCCTTAGCCGGAGCTCTGCGCGAGGCCGGGCTGGGCACAGTGCTGGTCGTAGCCCCCGAGGAAGAGCAGAGCGGCATGAGCATGGCGCTGCCACCGCCGCGCCGCGACCTGACGTTGCGCCCCGTCCCCCCTCCCGATCCGATACACCGGGACATTCCAGCCTATGCTTTCAGCGGCACGCCGGTAGGCTGCGTGCTGGCCGGGATGCTGGCCAGGCTTGGCCCACGCCCCGATGTGGTGGTTTCGGGGGTTAATCGCGGGCTAAACAGCGGCACCAACGTGCTGCTGAGCGGCACGGTTGGCGCCGCGATGCTCGCCGCCCTGTGGGGCCTGCCGGCTATGGCCGTCTCGCAGATGTTCGTGGGCGATGCGCCGATGCCCTGGGGTACGGCCACCTGGGCCGCAGTGAAGAGCTTCCCTCTGCTCGAACGGTTGCGGGGGCGCGGCCCGGTGGTGCTCAATGTGAATGCCCCTCACCTGCACGACATCGCCGATGTGCGCGGCTTTCGACAGACCCGCCTCTCCGATTTCTTTTATGGCCACGTTGTGGATATGGAACTGGAGCCCGACCCGGCTGACGGCGATGGTCGGCGACGGCTGCTGATCCGCTTTGCGCGCGATCGCATTCCCGAATTCCCCGATTACACCGACGATGGCGCAGTCCGCTCGGGCTATGTGTCCATCTCCGTGCTTACCCCTATGGGGGTCGCCACCGACCTCGACCTCAGCGCGGCGATCGAGCGCCTGTGA
- the cpaB gene encoding Flp pilus assembly protein CpaB: MRRGGIVFLLIGLILVIGAGALFFLLSQPGGGGLIGGAQPTPALPTEVPEVEIVRARVDIPANTLIVDTTLLDVITIPQTEFDPDQNFSSTGEIVGKLTTRPFRANEFIVRAGLTEPGLSQQIPTAEPDRARDKAYPFIVNNLSGVADRIVPGDFVDVVATFSVPRRESYPQVVNPERLLNDLTLNSTKTIVQRAQVLQIVRPPVSAEATPEAGTAPPPSGSLPQVDASGQPIDPATGQASGPITAEAWTLLLALNDQEVELMEFALASNARLVLVLRGAGDDQFEPTIGATLDLLISEFGLPLPYALPPQVVGPETALTPEPTRTPAPTRVP, translated from the coding sequence ATGCGACGTGGCGGCATTGTCTTTCTACTCATCGGTCTGATCCTGGTCATAGGCGCCGGGGCCCTGTTCTTTCTCCTTTCGCAACCCGGCGGAGGGGGGCTGATCGGAGGGGCGCAACCCACCCCGGCTCTGCCCACCGAGGTGCCGGAGGTGGAAATCGTGCGGGCGCGCGTAGACATCCCGGCAAATACGCTGATCGTTGACACCACTTTGCTCGATGTCATCACCATTCCTCAGACAGAGTTTGATCCAGACCAGAACTTCTCGAGCACCGGCGAGATCGTGGGCAAGCTCACCACGAGACCATTCCGGGCCAACGAGTTCATTGTCAGGGCGGGGTTGACCGAACCAGGCCTCTCGCAGCAGATTCCCACCGCCGAGCCTGACCGGGCGCGAGACAAGGCCTATCCATTCATCGTAAACAACCTTTCGGGCGTGGCCGACCGGATCGTCCCTGGAGACTTCGTGGACGTGGTGGCGACCTTCAGCGTGCCCCGGCGCGAGTCGTACCCGCAGGTGGTGAACCCGGAACGGTTGCTGAACGACCTCACCCTCAACAGCACCAAGACCATCGTTCAGCGAGCGCAGGTGCTGCAGATCGTCCGCCCGCCGGTGAGCGCCGAGGCGACGCCGGAGGCGGGAACGGCCCCGCCGCCGAGCGGGAGCCTGCCCCAGGTAGACGCCTCGGGCCAGCCGATTGACCCGGCGACCGGCCAGGCGTCCGGCCCGATCACTGCCGAGGCGTGGACGCTGTTGCTGGCGCTCAATGATCAGGAAGTGGAGTTGATGGAGTTCGCCCTGGCGTCGAACGCGCGCCTGGTGCTGGTGCTGCGCGGAGCGGGCGACGACCAGTTCGAGCCGACGATCGGGGCCACGCTGGATCTGTTGATCTCCGAATTCGGGCTGCCCCTGCCATACGCCCTGCCGCCACAGGTCGTGGGTCCCGAGACCGCCCTGACCCCCGAACCGACGCGCACCCCGGCGCCCACCCGCGTGCCGTGA
- a CDS encoding response regulator, whose amino-acid sequence MTDEKIRVMIVDDIVDTRDQLEKLLFFEKDIEVVAKASNGREAVALAKQHHPDVVLMDINMPDMDGIAATEAILSQDPAIQVIIMSVQGETDYLRRAMLAGAREFLTKPISADDLYKSIRHVHKRAATRPRSVAGAAGPGMVMAGESLPEGQIIAVFSPKGGAGTSVVAANLAIAIRQLTNKKVALVDANSTFGDQSVILSLRSDKTIVELAQRVEELDRDLLNDVLATHTSQVKVLLAPLDPQRGELVTADHLRAILEGMKREFDFIVVDTPASFQDRSLAVLDMATRIVTLMTLEMHCIRNIKLFLEVAELLEYPREKVMLVLNKATNRTDIRAEEVEKNIQRKIQLQICDAGPDMISSINQGVPLIIGKATHRAARDIGMLARELTLATKTAAAGTPGAAPAATEVAGPKSGGLFTRLIKR is encoded by the coding sequence ATGACCGACGAGAAGATCCGGGTGATGATCGTCGATGACATCGTTGACACACGCGATCAGCTTGAGAAGCTGCTCTTCTTTGAGAAGGACATCGAAGTCGTGGCGAAAGCCAGCAATGGCCGCGAAGCCGTGGCGCTCGCCAAGCAGCATCACCCCGATGTCGTGCTGATGGACATCAACATGCCGGATATGGACGGCATCGCGGCCACCGAGGCGATACTGAGCCAGGATCCCGCGATCCAGGTCATCATCATGAGTGTGCAGGGGGAGACGGATTACCTGCGGCGAGCGATGCTGGCCGGAGCGCGCGAGTTTCTGACCAAGCCTATCAGCGCCGATGATCTGTACAAGTCCATCCGCCATGTGCATAAGCGGGCCGCGACGCGGCCCCGTTCGGTGGCGGGCGCCGCCGGGCCAGGCATGGTCATGGCGGGAGAGAGCCTGCCCGAAGGACAGATCATCGCTGTGTTCAGCCCCAAGGGGGGCGCGGGCACCTCGGTGGTGGCCGCCAATCTGGCCATCGCCATCCGCCAGCTCACCAACAAGAAGGTAGCCCTGGTAGACGCCAACAGCACCTTCGGCGACCAGAGCGTCATCCTCAGCCTGCGCTCGGATAAGACCATCGTCGAACTGGCGCAACGGGTGGAGGAACTGGACCGTGATCTGCTCAACGACGTGCTGGCAACCCACACCTCGCAGGTCAAGGTGCTGCTGGCGCCCCTTGATCCGCAGCGAGGCGAACTGGTCACCGCCGATCACCTGCGGGCCATCCTCGAAGGGATGAAGCGCGAGTTCGACTTCATCGTGGTGGATACGCCGGCCTCGTTCCAGGATCGCTCCCTGGCGGTGCTCGACATGGCCACCCGCATCGTTACGCTGATGACGCTGGAGATGCACTGCATCCGCAACATCAAGTTGTTTCTAGAAGTGGCCGAACTGCTGGAGTACCCGCGCGAAAAGGTGATGCTGGTGCTCAACAAAGCCACCAATCGCACCGACATCCGCGCCGAGGAGGTGGAGAAGAACATCCAGCGCAAGATCCAGTTGCAGATCTGCGACGCCGGGCCGGATATGATCAGCTCGATCAACCAGGGAGTGCCGCTGATTATCGGCAAGGCCACCCATCGGGCGGCGCGCGATATTGGCATGCTGGCCCGCGAGTTGACGCTGGCGACAAAGACTGCGGCAGCGGGAACGCCGGGAGCAGCGCCAGCGGCCACCGAGGTCGCAGGGCCGAAGAGCGGCGGCCTGTTCACACGGCTGATCAAGCGGTAA